The nucleotide window AATTACAGGAAGTACATCTAAAATCATCCACTCTGGCTTGTTGCCTGAGTTACGGAAAGACTCTACAACTTCTAAACGTTTAATTGCACGTGTACGGCGTTGACCTTGTGCAGATTTTAATTCTTCTTTTAAAACTAAAGTCTCTTCTTCTAAATCAATTTTTTCAAGCAGGCGTTTGATTGCTTCTGCACCCATTGCTGCTTCGAATTCGTTGCCATATTTTTCACGGTATGCACGATATTCTTTTTCAGAAAGAAGGTCTTTGAAACCTAAAGAAGTTTGACCTGGCTCAATCACAACATAAGAAGCGAAGTAAATTACTTCTTCTAATGCACGTGGAGACATGTCTAAAATAAGACCCATACGGCTTGGAATACCTTTGAAGTACCAAATATGTGATACAGGTGCTGCAAGCTCGATGTGACCTTGACGCTCACGACGTACTTTTGCACGTGTTACTTCTACGCCACAGCGATCACAAACGACACCTTTGTAACGTACACGCTTATATTTACCACAGTGACATTCCCAGTCTTTAGTTGGTCCGAAGATTCGTTCGCAGAAAAGACCATCTTTTTCTGGTTTTAATGTACGGTAGTTAATTGTTTCTGGCTTCTTTACTTCGCCATAAGACCAAGAACGGATCTTGTCAGGAGAAGCTAAACCAATTTTCATATATTCAAATTCATTAACATCGATCAAGGAGCCTACCTCCCTTTAGTTATAAGTCCTTAAGTGACTTTATTTGTAGCTCGGCAATCGCAAAGTTTCACATTAGGCCATAATGAAACTTGCCTTCAATGGTTATAAAACGAAAAATCGGGCAGGGCATATACCTGCCCGATTCATTTTGAAATTATTCAAATGACTCTACTGGGTCTTCTTCTTTATCCTCAGAAGGTACTGGGTTTTCCAACTCTGGAGCTGGTGCTGTTACTTCTTCTTCATCGTCAAGGTCGCGAAGTTCTACTTCCTCGTCGTTGATTGTTAACATTTTAACATCCATACCTAATGATTGAAGTTCTTTAATTAATACTTTGAATGATTCTGGTACACCTGGTTCTGGTACACTTTCACCTTTAACGATTGCTTCATATGTTTTCACACGACCTACTACATCATCTGATTTTACAGTTAAAATCTCTTGTAATGTGTAAGCAGCACCGTATGCTTCAAGTGCCCATACTTCCATCTCACCGAAACGTTGTCCACCGAATTGTGCTTTACCACCAAGCGGTTGTTGCGTTACTAATGAGTAAGGACCAGTTGAACGTGCGTGAAGTTTGTCGTCAACCATGTGGGCAAGTTTGATCATGTACATGACACCAACAGTTACACGGTTATCGAACGGTTCACCTGAACGTCCATCATACAGAGTTGTTTTACCATCACGGTTCATTCCAGCTTCTTCCATCGTTTCCCAAACATCTTCTTCGTTCGCGCCGTCAAATACTGGTGTAGCCATGTGTACGCCTAAATAGCGTGAAGCCATACCTAAATGAAGCTCTAAAACTTGTCCGATATTCATACGTGAAGGTACCCCAAGTGGGTTAAGCATGATATCAACCGGTGTGCCGTCTGGCATAAATGGCATGTCTTCTTCCGGTAAAATACGAGAGATTACACCTTTGTTACCGTGACGTCCGGCCATTTTGTCACCAACGCGAATTTTACGTTTTTGAACAATATAAGCACGAACTAATTGGTTAACACCTGGTGGTAATTCGTCTCCATCTTCACGGTTGAATACTTTTACATCTAAGATGATACCGCCAGCGCCATGTGGTACACGTAAAGACGTGTCACGCACTTCGCGTGCTTTTTCACCAAAGATTGCATGTAATAAACGCTCTTCAGCAGTTAGTTCTGTAACCCCTTTAGGTGTTACTTTACCAACTAGAATATCACCGTCACGTACTTCCGCACCGATACGGATAATTCCACGATCGTCTAGGTTACGCAGTGCGTCTTCCCCAACGTTCGGAATGTCACGTGTGATTTCTTCAGGTCCAAGCTTTGTATCACGAGACTCTGATTCATATTCTTCAATATGAACAGAAGTATATACATCGTCTTTTACAAGGCGCTCACTCATAATAACCGCATCCTCGTAGTTAAAGCCGTCCCATGTCATGAACGCAACAAGTACGTTTTGACCTAGTGCTAATTCACCTTTTTCCATTGAAGGACCATCAGCTAAAATATCACGAGGTTTAACACGGTCGCCAACTTTTACAATTGGACGTTGGTTATAAGAAGTACCTTGGTTTGAACGAATGAATTTTTGTAATTTATATTTTGTTAAGTCGCCCTTAACTTCTTTGCCGTCTACTAATTCAATACGACGTACATGAATAGAACGCGCTTCTACGTGTTCAACGATGCCATCATATTTTGCAACGACAGCAGCACCTGAGTCACGTGCATCAACATGCTCCATACCAGTACCAACGAATGGTGCGTTTGGATATAGTAATGGAACCGCTTGACGTTGCATGTTCGCTCCCATTAGGGCACGGTTTGAATCGTCGTTCTCTAAGAACGGGATACATGCAGTGGCAGCAGATACTACTTGTTTTGGTGATACATCCATGTAGTCGATACGATCGCGGTTGAACACAGTGTTGTCCCCACGGAAACGACCTACTACCTCTTCTTTAGCAAAAGTACCCTCTGCTGTTAATTCAGAGTTTGCTTGTGCTACTACATAGTTATCTTCTTCGTCAGCAGTTAAGTAATGGATATCATCTGTTACTGCACCTGTTTCCGGGTCTACACGACGGTAAGGTGTTTCGATAAATCCAAACTTATTTACTTTGGCGAATGAAGATAAAGAGTTGATAAGACCAATGTTTGGTCCCTCTGGTGTCTCAATCGGACACATACGGCCGTAGTGAGAGTAGTGAACGTCACGTACTTCCATACCTGCACGCTCACGCGTTAAACCACCAGGTCCTAATGCAGATAAACGACGTTTGTGTGTTAACTCTGCAAGTGGGTTTGTTTGGTCCATGAATTGTGATAACTGAGATGAACCAAAGAACTCTTTAATCGATGCGATAACTGGACGAATATTAATTAATTGCTGTGGTACGATTGCTGCTGTGTCATTAATTGACATACGCTCACGTACAACACGCTCCATACGAGATAAACCGATACGGAATTGGTTTTGTAATAACTCACCAACAGAACGTAAACGACGGTTACCTAAATGGTCAATATCATCTGTGTTACCCACATTGTAAAGTAAGTTAAAGAAGTAAGACACAGATGCAATTACGTCAGCTGGTGTAATATTTTTAACTTCTTCATCAATGTATGCATTTGAAATAACATTGATTTCTTTTTGCGCTTCATCATTTGGTGCATAAATTTTAATCGACTGAATTGTAATGTCATCTTCTAATACGCCACCAACTTGTGTTAACGTACGGAAGCCTACACCTTTTTCTAAATAAGGGATTAACTTATCTAAATTACGACGATCTAATAATGTACCAGCTTCAACAATAATTTCACCTGTTTCATTGTCTACTAATGTTTCAGCAATCGTTTGGTTGAATAAACGATTTTTGATGTGAAGCTTTTTGTTCATTTTGTA belongs to Solibacillus sp. FSL R7-0682 and includes:
- the rpoB gene encoding DNA-directed RNA polymerase subunit beta, with product MTGQLVQYGQHRQRRSFARISEVLELPNLIEIQTASYEWFLEEGLREMFHDISPIEDFTGNLSLEFVDYTLGDPKYDVDECKERDVTYAAPLRVKVRLHNKETNEVKEQDVFMGDFPLMTETGTFIINGAERVIVSQLVRSPSVYFHEKTDKNGKKGFGATVIPNRGAWLEYETDAKDVVYVRIDRTRKLPVTVLLRALGFGSDQEILDIIGDNEYLRNTLEKDNTESTEKALLEIYERLRPGEPPTVESAKNLLYSRFFDAKRYDLANVGRYKMNKKLHIKNRLFNQTIAETLVDNETGEIIVEAGTLLDRRNLDKLIPYLEKGVGFRTLTQVGGVLEDDITIQSIKIYAPNDEAQKEINVISNAYIDEEVKNITPADVIASVSYFFNLLYNVGNTDDIDHLGNRRLRSVGELLQNQFRIGLSRMERVVRERMSINDTAAIVPQQLINIRPVIASIKEFFGSSQLSQFMDQTNPLAELTHKRRLSALGPGGLTRERAGMEVRDVHYSHYGRMCPIETPEGPNIGLINSLSSFAKVNKFGFIETPYRRVDPETGAVTDDIHYLTADEEDNYVVAQANSELTAEGTFAKEEVVGRFRGDNTVFNRDRIDYMDVSPKQVVSAATACIPFLENDDSNRALMGANMQRQAVPLLYPNAPFVGTGMEHVDARDSGAAVVAKYDGIVEHVEARSIHVRRIELVDGKEVKGDLTKYKLQKFIRSNQGTSYNQRPIVKVGDRVKPRDILADGPSMEKGELALGQNVLVAFMTWDGFNYEDAVIMSERLVKDDVYTSVHIEEYESESRDTKLGPEEITRDIPNVGEDALRNLDDRGIIRIGAEVRDGDILVGKVTPKGVTELTAEERLLHAIFGEKAREVRDTSLRVPHGAGGIILDVKVFNREDGDELPPGVNQLVRAYIVQKRKIRVGDKMAGRHGNKGVISRILPEEDMPFMPDGTPVDIMLNPLGVPSRMNIGQVLELHLGMASRYLGVHMATPVFDGANEEDVWETMEEAGMNRDGKTTLYDGRSGEPFDNRVTVGVMYMIKLAHMVDDKLHARSTGPYSLVTQQPLGGKAQFGGQRFGEMEVWALEAYGAAYTLQEILTVKSDDVVGRVKTYEAIVKGESVPEPGVPESFKVLIKELQSLGMDVKMLTINDEEVELRDLDDEEEVTAPAPELENPVPSEDKEEDPVESFE